The Ahaetulla prasina isolate Xishuangbanna chromosome 3, ASM2864084v1, whole genome shotgun sequence genome window below encodes:
- the MYL9 gene encoding myosin regulatory light polypeptide 9, translating into MSSKRAKAKTTKKRPQRATSNVFAMFDQSQIQEFKEAFNMIDQNRDGFIDKEDLHDMLASLGKNPTDEYLEGMMSEAPGPINFTMFLTMFGEKLNGTDPEDVIRNAFACFDEEATGFIHEDHLRELLTTMGDRFTDEEVDEMYREAPIDKKGNFNYVEFTRILKHGAKDKDDEN; encoded by the exons ATGTCCAGCAAACGAGCCAAGGCAAAGACCACCAAGAAGCGCCCTCAACGTGCCACCTCAAATGTCTTTGCCATGTTTGACCAATCACAGATCCAGGAGTTCAAGGAGGCTTTTAATATGATTGACCAAAACCGTGATGGATTCATTGATAAAGAGGACCTACACGACATGCTGGCTTCTCTAG GGAAAAATCCTACAGATGAGTACTTGGAAGGTATGATGAGTGAAGCACCTGGACCCATCAATTTCACTATGTTCCTCACTATGTTTGGGGAGAAGCTGAATGGCACAGATCCAGAAGATGTCATTCGAAATGCTTTTGCCTGCTTTGATGAGGAAGCCACAG GCTTCATTCATGAAGATCACCTGCGTGAACTGCTTACCACCATGGGTGATCGTTTTACAGATGAGGAAGTAGATGAGATGTATCGAGAGGCTCCAATTGACAAGAAAGGCAACTTTAACTATGTGGAGTTCACCCGTATCCTGAAACATGGAGCCAAAGACAAAGATGATGAAAACTAA